In Candidatus Desulforudis audaxviator MP104C, a genomic segment contains:
- a CDS encoding glycosyltransferase family 4 protein → MRVLMLSWEYPPKTIGGLAQHVYDLNAALSREGVEVHLLTCSAPGASDYEMQGNIHIHRVHPFQVSAPDFVTWVLQFNNAILERAISLFERVGAFRVVHAHDWLVAFAARAVKHARHLPLVATIHATEFGRNQGLHNATQNYISNVEWWLTFEAWKVIVCSRYMENELKYIFQLPADKIRVIPNGVDPENYRLRSDRVKRSFYAAPEERIVFYVGRLVQEKGVQVLLDAVPQILARMPNTKFVIGGKGPHLEELRAQVDRMGIAPRIYFTGYIDDEVRNALYHWADVAVFPSLYEPFGIVALEAMAAKTPVVASNTGGLSEIIEHGLDGFKVPPGDSRALAEHILLVLQNPAQAKMLHERAFRKVREQYGWRKVARETARLYREVWSERQSAPWPTLEDRPGRILGRVYQLFERYS, encoded by the coding sequence ATGCGCGTATTGATGCTTTCATGGGAGTACCCTCCAAAGACGATCGGCGGCCTGGCCCAACACGTGTACGATCTAAATGCAGCCTTGAGTCGGGAGGGCGTAGAAGTTCACCTGTTAACCTGCTCGGCTCCGGGGGCGTCCGACTACGAGATGCAGGGAAACATTCATATCCACCGCGTGCACCCCTTCCAGGTTTCGGCGCCGGACTTCGTGACCTGGGTGTTGCAGTTCAACAACGCCATACTGGAACGGGCGATCAGCCTGTTCGAAAGGGTGGGCGCCTTCCGGGTGGTCCACGCCCACGACTGGCTGGTGGCCTTTGCGGCCCGGGCAGTCAAGCACGCCAGGCATCTCCCGCTGGTGGCCACAATTCACGCTACCGAATTCGGCCGGAACCAGGGACTGCACAACGCGACCCAAAACTACATCAGCAACGTGGAGTGGTGGCTGACGTTTGAAGCGTGGAAGGTGATCGTGTGCAGCAGGTACATGGAGAATGAACTCAAGTACATCTTCCAGCTCCCGGCGGACAAGATCCGGGTGATTCCCAACGGGGTGGATCCGGAGAACTACAGGCTGCGTTCGGACCGGGTCAAGCGCAGCTTCTACGCGGCGCCGGAGGAAAGAATCGTGTTCTACGTCGGCCGCCTGGTCCAGGAAAAGGGGGTGCAGGTGCTCTTGGACGCCGTGCCTCAGATTCTTGCGCGGATGCCCAACACCAAGTTTGTCATCGGCGGTAAGGGGCCGCACCTGGAAGAATTGCGGGCCCAGGTGGACAGAATGGGTATCGCGCCGCGCATCTACTTCACCGGCTACATCGACGACGAGGTCAGGAACGCGCTTTACCACTGGGCCGACGTGGCGGTGTTCCCGAGCCTATATGAACCGTTCGGTATCGTGGCCCTGGAGGCGATGGCGGCCAAGACGCCGGTGGTGGCCTCCAATACCGGGGGTTTGAGCGAGATCATTGAGCACGGCCTGGACGGCTTCAAGGTGCCGCCGGGGGACAGTCGGGCATTGGCCGAGCACATTCTCCTGGTGCTTCAAAACCCGGCCCAGGCGAAAATGCTCCATGAACGCGCTTTCCGGAAGGTGCGGGAACAGTACGGTTGGAGGAAAGTCGCCCGCGAAACCGCCCGGCTGTACCGGGAGGTCTGGAGCGAACGCCAGTCCGCGCCGTGGCCGACCCTTGAAGACCGGCCCGGACGGATCCTCGGCCGGGTGTATCAGCTCTTCGAACGCTATTCCTAA
- a CDS encoding mannose-1-phosphate guanyltransferase produces the protein MKAIIMAGGEGSRLRPLTCNRPKPMVPVLNRPVMSYCIDLLKKHGITEIGVTLQYLPEAIKEHFGDGSEYGVRLHYFVENTPLGTAGSVKNAGEFLDRTFLVISGDALTDLDLSKAIEIHRSQGAAGTLVLTRVECPLEYGVVITGGGGRIIRFLEKPGWGEVFSDTVNTGIYVLEPDVLNYFTAGQEFDFSKDLFPLLMRENRPLFGVVLSGYWCDIGNLQQYLQAQYDGLAGKVRLEIPGREIEPGVWVGEQVALDSGVTVKGPVLIGNHSHIGSGATLEPFTVVGDGCFIQPGASVKRSILWERVFVGRNAALRGAVLCSRVQVQADAGVYEGAVVGDGSVIKEGGTIKPEVKVWPHKLVESGATVSESLIWGTRLSKSVFGAQGISGLVNVEITPEFAGRVAAAYGSTLNGGRVAVSCDAFPPSAMLKQAVVAGLQSTGARVSILGRGILPMHRFGVRALECAGGMHVQLSTRKPDVVTLVFTNSNGANISRAQERKIENLLAREDFVRTKPGRICDPEYAPAMPEAYLQSLLREADRQALRNAGFSLLLAYDEASLSAYVPPLARELGLTVENVNGIQDTARARSWSEYQEILPLLAAAVTKQKAGGGAVLDANGEYLILIDDRGRVIQDDLLTALIALYVFKTRGGPVIVPVTAPRVIDALADRYRSRVVRTKTAPQEYVQEVLRRDITQFFLHFDALSALVRILNLVAERGTTLSRLVDEIPDFYLTKREIPVSWQAKGRVIRKLIEEEDKGELELLDGVKVFHREGWALVLPDPEKPVCRVYSEAASMEVAEELTNMYVDKINQILAAPE, from the coding sequence GTGAAGGCGATCATCATGGCGGGCGGCGAGGGTTCCCGGCTGCGTCCGCTGACCTGCAACCGTCCCAAACCTATGGTCCCGGTGCTGAACCGGCCGGTGATGTCCTACTGCATCGATCTTCTGAAAAAGCACGGGATCACTGAGATCGGGGTCACCCTGCAGTACCTGCCCGAGGCCATCAAGGAGCACTTCGGTGACGGGTCCGAGTATGGGGTCCGGCTGCACTACTTTGTCGAGAACACTCCCCTGGGAACGGCCGGCAGCGTAAAGAACGCCGGGGAATTCCTGGACCGGACCTTTTTGGTGATCAGCGGCGATGCGCTGACCGACCTGGACCTGTCAAAAGCGATCGAGATTCACCGGAGTCAGGGTGCGGCCGGCACGCTGGTGCTAACCCGGGTGGAATGCCCGCTGGAATACGGGGTGGTGATTACCGGGGGCGGCGGGCGGATCATCAGGTTCCTGGAAAAACCGGGCTGGGGCGAGGTGTTCAGTGATACGGTAAACACCGGGATCTACGTCCTGGAACCTGATGTGCTGAACTATTTTACCGCCGGCCAGGAGTTTGACTTCTCAAAAGACCTTTTCCCGCTATTGATGCGGGAGAACAGACCGTTGTTCGGGGTAGTGCTTTCCGGTTACTGGTGCGACATCGGGAACCTGCAGCAGTATTTGCAGGCGCAGTACGACGGGCTCGCCGGCAAGGTACGGCTGGAGATTCCAGGCCGGGAGATTGAACCCGGGGTGTGGGTCGGCGAGCAGGTTGCGCTTGATTCCGGGGTGACGGTGAAAGGTCCGGTCCTGATCGGGAACCACAGCCATATCGGAAGCGGGGCGACCCTGGAACCGTTCACCGTGGTGGGCGACGGGTGCTTCATCCAACCGGGTGCGTCGGTGAAGCGGAGCATCCTGTGGGAGCGGGTGTTTGTGGGGCGGAACGCGGCCCTCCGCGGCGCGGTCCTGTGCAGCCGGGTCCAGGTGCAGGCGGACGCCGGGGTGTACGAAGGCGCTGTGGTGGGCGACGGTTCAGTGATCAAAGAAGGGGGGACCATAAAACCCGAAGTGAAGGTCTGGCCCCACAAGCTGGTGGAAAGCGGTGCCACGGTGAGTGAAAGCCTGATCTGGGGCACCAGGCTTTCCAAGAGCGTGTTCGGCGCCCAGGGGATCAGCGGGCTGGTGAACGTGGAAATTACCCCCGAATTCGCCGGCCGCGTGGCGGCCGCTTACGGCTCCACCCTGAACGGCGGGCGCGTGGCGGTGAGTTGCGACGCCTTCCCGCCCAGCGCGATGCTGAAACAGGCGGTAGTGGCCGGTCTCCAGAGCACCGGGGCCCGGGTGTCCATCCTTGGGCGGGGCATCCTGCCGATGCACCGGTTCGGCGTCCGGGCCCTGGAGTGTGCCGGGGGGATGCACGTCCAGCTCTCAACCCGGAAACCGGACGTGGTGACGCTGGTGTTCACTAACTCCAACGGGGCCAACATTTCCCGCGCCCAGGAGCGGAAGATCGAAAACCTGCTAGCCCGTGAGGATTTCGTCAGGACTAAACCCGGACGGATTTGTGACCCGGAATACGCGCCGGCGATGCCGGAGGCCTATCTACAAAGCCTGTTGCGGGAAGCCGACCGCCAGGCCTTGCGGAATGCGGGTTTCAGCCTGCTGCTGGCCTACGACGAGGCCAGCCTGAGTGCCTACGTGCCCCCGCTGGCCCGCGAACTCGGGCTGACGGTGGAAAACGTCAATGGCATTCAGGATACGGCCCGGGCCCGCAGTTGGTCCGAGTACCAGGAAATCTTGCCGCTTCTGGCCGCGGCCGTGACCAAACAGAAGGCCGGCGGCGGAGCCGTGCTGGACGCCAACGGGGAATACCTGATCCTGATTGACGACCGGGGCCGGGTGATTCAGGACGACCTGCTCACCGCTCTCATCGCTCTCTACGTCTTCAAGACCCGGGGCGGACCCGTGATTGTGCCGGTAACCGCCCCCCGGGTGATCGATGCGCTGGCCGACAGATACCGGAGCCGGGTGGTCCGGACAAAGACCGCGCCCCAGGAGTACGTGCAGGAGGTGCTGCGCCGGGACATCACTCAGTTCTTTCTCCACTTCGACGCCTTGTCCGCCCTGGTACGTATTCTCAACCTGGTGGCCGAGCGGGGGACGACCCTGTCCAGACTGGTGGACGAGATTCCGGATTTCTACCTGACCAAGAGGGAGATCCCGGTCTCCTGGCAGGCCAAAGGGCGCGTGATCCGCAAACTCATCGAAGAGGAGGACAAGGGGGAGCTGGAACTCCTGGACGGGGTGAAGGTGTTCCACCGGGAAGGATGGGCTCTGGTGCTCCCCGACCCCGAAAAACCGGTGTGCCGGGTGTACAGTGAGGCCGCCTCCATGGAGGTCGCCGAGGAACTCACGAACATGTACGTGGACAAAATCAATCAAATCCTGGCGGCCCCGGAGTAG
- a CDS encoding hydrogenase small subunit — MRKLTRREFVKMCGMSAAGLSLMSLLGPQITHALAKAVEDKVPVVWIQGASCTGCSVSLLNAVDPSIEKVLLEVISLRYHPNIMAASGYLGTAVIEDVAARFAGEFILVVEGGIPVNEKGKYCVIGKFGKKEMTAHEALLTLGAKAKAVVAAGQCAAFGGIPAGAPNPTGVLGVDAVLNPMRYRRPLAKNVINISNCPLHPDHFLGTLTYVLTYNEIPELDRYGRPVMFYGQSIHDNCPRRPDFEAGRFAAVIGDEGCLAGLGCKGFIAMSDCPRRGWNSGTNWCIAAGAPCYACSEQIFPDGCSPIYGAMPVTGNGR, encoded by the coding sequence TTGCGCAAGCTTACCAGGCGGGAATTCGTAAAAATGTGCGGTATGTCCGCCGCCGGGCTGAGCCTGATGTCGCTGCTGGGTCCCCAGATCACCCACGCACTGGCCAAGGCGGTCGAGGACAAGGTGCCCGTCGTCTGGATTCAGGGTGCGAGCTGCACCGGATGTTCGGTTTCGCTCCTGAATGCCGTGGATCCGTCCATTGAGAAAGTGCTGCTCGAGGTTATCAGCCTGCGCTACCACCCGAACATAATGGCCGCTTCCGGGTATCTGGGCACCGCGGTCATCGAGGATGTGGCCGCCCGGTTCGCCGGGGAGTTCATCCTGGTCGTCGAAGGCGGCATACCGGTGAACGAGAAGGGCAAGTATTGCGTAATCGGCAAATTCGGTAAGAAAGAAATGACCGCCCACGAGGCTCTGCTGACCCTGGGCGCCAAAGCCAAGGCGGTCGTGGCCGCCGGTCAATGTGCCGCCTTCGGCGGGATCCCGGCAGGGGCTCCGAACCCGACCGGTGTGTTGGGCGTTGACGCGGTGCTCAATCCGATGCGCTATCGCCGGCCGCTGGCTAAAAACGTGATCAATATTTCCAACTGCCCGCTGCATCCGGACCACTTCCTCGGCACCCTCACCTATGTGTTGACCTATAACGAAATCCCCGAACTTGACCGTTACGGGCGCCCGGTGATGTTTTACGGGCAGTCCATTCACGACAACTGCCCCCGGCGGCCTGACTTTGAAGCCGGCCGTTTCGCCGCCGTAATCGGGGACGAGGGCTGTCTGGCAGGCCTGGGCTGCAAGGGGTTTATTGCTATGTCGGATTGTCCGCGACGGGGCTGGAACAGCGGGACAAACTGGTGCATCGCGGCCGGGGCGCCGTGTTATGCTTGTTCGGAGCAGATCTTTCCGGACGGGTGTTCCCCGATTTACGGTGCGATGCCGGTAACCGGGAACGGCAGATAA